The genomic window ccatattaattgaggcacacttagtacaactttgtactaaagttgtactAAGTATGAGTCAATTAATTTCGattggagggagtagtattttgtaAGGTTATGTTTGGTTCCACAAGATTTTTTTCCTATGCAGGTCATTTGGTTTGTAGGTTTTGAATCCTCAATCATAGTTACACGTTAGTTAGGCCATCAGCAAGGCTCCAACTGAACCCCTTGAGTCCAACCATTTTATGCCCGGCCGAACACGAAACATATATGTAAAGATACTAAAGCGCCtagttttcataatttttttcttgtttttttcttgtttttactGCTTGAGGGCCACCAAAATATGCAGACAGAAGGTTCTGCATCTATTGATATTTCCTTATCCGTTCCGAGATAATGACAGAGGGCGACAAAGGAAGGGAACCAGGCCGTCTTCCCTTCTCCCGCGCCAACGGCCCCCTGTGTCTATGCCATCCCTCTCCTCGATCTCCCTCGATCGCCAAGGAAGTTCGGCGATCACGATCTACAAAAATGCTAGACGAAGAGTTTGGCGGCCCGCGCCGTGATCATGCTTGGGAGAACATCCTTTAGTCAGCAGTAAAACTGGCCAGAGACAAGAACCGGCTGACTGGAAGAGCTCAAGGGTTGACGAGGCCTGATAACAAGTTCTCGATCACGAGGAAAATCTAAAGGACATGGCTATTTCGACGGCAACCACTAATGTGCTCCCTCACGAGTGTAACTGCTTCCTCTCAACTAGAAAGGTGTTGGGCCTCTAAGTGCGAAGTTTTGTAGCAAACAACAATTTCCCTCAAGTGACCACCGCCAATGATTAGCACATGCATACACAAAGAAAAAACTCCCGTGTGCCCTCAAGGGGACTAGTGAGGCTGTCAATCTGACTAGATTACTAGTTACAAAAGGATTAAATGCAATGAAACCAGAAAAATGCTTGAAATTGATGGAATGTTGAACAGAATGTCGAAACTAGAAACTAAAAGTGTTGATTGAGATTGAATGTTTTATGGGAAGAAAGTGGACTGGggtccataggttcactagtggtctCCCTCCAAAATAAAGCACGGTGTCGTAAACAAATTATAACTGAACAACGACTAAATTACAGTATTTATGAGTATGACTATCCATGGCAAAATTAACATATGAGCATCACGTCCCAATATCTGTAGACTGTCCAACTGCATCTATAGTTAATACTTCACCCAAGACCGCTATTTAACATTCATCTtaaagtattaagtaaaaacaaagTCTTGCATTAACTATGATGACATGAAGTAGATGATGTATTTTATTCACCCTGCATTCAAAAGACAACTATGCAACCATCTTTTTATCCCTAGCGGCAACAACATACTACACACTTTGTTTCACTGTGGTAGCTTACATGCAAGGTTAAACCCAAAATAGCATACGCAAATCCCCCTCATTGGTTGCTTCCTTCTCCAGTGGGGTCACAACAACAACAGAGTCCGATGGTGGGCAATTGTTTGGCAAGTCACATGGGCCTCCAAAGGTCGAATCATAATTTTTCATATTTGGAGGTCCtttgtgaaaaacttcaagatgcAAATCTCTCTATCTGCCCTTTCGCGGTGTCCACATTTCTGTTCATTGTAACCTTGTTAGATAAAACATGTGGGACGGTTCATAGGCTCGAAAAGTAGCATTGACTGCGAAGTTTCCTCTTCCAGATTTGGGTGTGGTGGTGGTTTCCCTTCTTCGCCGGTTGCATCATGTTGGCGGCCGAGTCCGATGGTGGGAGGCAGTTTGGCATTTATGTTCATTGTAACCTTGTTAGATAAAACATGTGGGACGGTTCACAGGCTCGAAAAGTAGCATTGACTGCGAAGTTTCCTTTTCCAGATTTCGGTGTGGTGGTGGTTTCCCTTCTTTGCCGGCTGCCTCATGTTGGGGCCGAGTCCGATGGTGGGAGGCAGTTTGGCAAGCCACGAGATCTCAAAAGGTCGaatttaaattatttttctttCGGGGTCCTTTGTGCAAAATCTTAAGATATCGATCTCGCTTGCTTCCAGTTGCGGTATCCACGTGTGTGCGCAGCATAACCTTGTCGTTCATTTACAAAAACATGTGGCTATCATTTACAAAAAGATTGTGAATAAATTACCTTTCATTGAAGTATTGTAATTAAAAAAAGCTAATCCCTTCACGTGGGAGTGATATGTCAAGCTCAACACATTCGGGGAAATCACCATAAGACGACTTGCGTGTATACGAGTATTAATTGTACGTATTGGTATGAGATCGCTTACCACCTTCGCTGAGCGGTGAGCCTTTGCGCAAGCAAATCAGATTAGAGCATTTTTAATCGATCCCTTGTAACCAattagaggagtaaaaaaatatgTTTTACTTCTCTAATTAACCAGTACCTAGTTGATCCCTTATTCGCCGTAAGGGGGTATAATTTTTACTCCGGCCCCAACTCTCGCCCTAAATTTACTCCACCTTGTGGCGGCTGAGTAAAAGCCGTGCCTCTCGCAGACTAAGGCGTAGCCTAGTGATggaaaggggctgatgccttcccacccacccaagttCAAGGCTACCTGCAATTTGCGtatgttgcaccaattatactgtaggggcctcccttacagtctttctgtaaaAAAAAGATGTGCCTCTCCCTCGCGTCGCCTCCCGCCTCTGCAAATTCGATGGTGCGACTCCCACCGATCGTCCTCCGCCACAGCCGCTACCTCATTGCCTCCCCTGCCCCCGCCGCCCTTCTGTACGATGTCGAGCCCGTTCGGCCCCATCGCCATCGCCGGAATCAAGTTCAAAATGCCGCCGTTGTCTCCATTGTTGATTCCTCGAATTGCTTCgttgcttcttctttttctgtCGGTCGCCGCATCTCACCTTGAGTGCCCACCGCTGCAGGGCATTCCCTCTCGTCGCCGCCGGCCTATTTGGTCAAAAAGACACCGGCTGGCCGGTGCACCACCACCGCACTGCAAGTTTTCCTCGAATTGCTTAGGTGAGTTTTTTTATTGTTTATTTGTGAACTGGCTGTTTGGATTGAACCTAGCCATTTGAATTGTTGATGAAGGGGTTGAGGGATATGGCGTTGGATGACTCATCGTCATCgaaagaggaagaagacgacgatgaCTTTGAAACCGTTTTAGGTATAATTTTCAGTGACGATGTTCCGTGGACGAGGAGAGGATCACAGTTTGGCCGCGTACACATTAACTGTGATAGAGTGGAGGGTCATGCCAATATCACGATAGACTACTTTGACCCAAAGCCAACCTATCCGGAGAAGTACTTCCGCCGGCGCTTTTGGATGCACACAAGTCTTTTTCTAACCATCGCAAAAGCCATTGAGAGATATGATGACTGGTTCAAACTTCGGAGAAATGCATGTGGAGAGATAAGCGCAAGTCCTCTGATGAAGTGCATTGCAGTTGTTCAAGTCTTGGTGTATGGGTATTCGGCCGATGCAATCGATGACTATGTCCGCATTGGTGAAGACACAATTTTGGAGATTGTTCGAAGGTTCACTAAAGCAGTGATCGTTGTCTTTGACCTGGAGTACTTAAGAGCACCAACCGGGGAAGACACCTAAAGACTGATGACTAAGGGTGAAGCAAGAGGATGGCCGGGGATGCTTGAATCACTTGACTATATGCACTGGACATGAAAGAATTGTCTTGCGGGGTGGAAGTGTTAGTACAAAGGCCACTCAACGATCCAACGACCATTCGTGATTTTCTTGAACATTCAAATTCATGTTTAGTTTCCACAAGTGTGCAAATGTGTAGTTGCAATTTATAGTAGAATTGCAAAGTTTAGAAGAAAAAACCGGAAATTTGCTCCGTTATATATAGGGGATCGGCTAGGTCCGGCCAAAACTTAGTTACTCCACCAGATACTCCATTATTTTTAAGAGATCGGTTAGGAATGCCCTAAATACACCAAATTTATCTGTCGAGTGGTGCCCGGGAGCAGCGTTTTGGTTTTTGGTTTGAGAACTTTTTCGCCcctggccgagatggccgaatttcggccattttCAAAAATTTCGGCCGGAATTTGACCAAAATTTGCCAAGTTTGATCTATTTCGGCCAAAGATAGATTTCGCctcaggccgagatggccgaaattcggccgaaatcTGTTTTTTTTTCGGGCCGGGAGTGGACGCCGAGAGGGACGTGGGGTCAGAAATGAGATAGCCATCGTTGCTGTGATGTGTGCTGCTAGCTACTACTGCGGTTAACTGTGTTGTCTGTCCTGTGGGCGCTTGGCTGCCTTATCATGCAGGCTAACCTTAGCCACTTGCTCATAGTCCAGGACAGGAGTAGATATTctcgcaaaaaaaggagaaaggaactTGAGGGAAGAGATGTTTCGCTGTAGAGAAGCAGGGGATGAAAAATTATGTAACTCTTAAACTGCATTATCACCATAGCATGTCCAGACACAACCGATTATTTATTGACAGCAACATGCATAGAAAAACAAGCCGAGAATTATTCCGATCGCTTGGAGGCAAGCAGATCCATGAGGTCGGCCGTGACACCACAGCGCTCCGTCATCTGGCGATCCATGTCGGTCAGGGGGGACTTCTTGTTGATCGCCTTGAACGCGTCCTCACACATATCACCGGCGTCCTTCGCGAGCAAGATGACATTCGACGCGCCGGCATAGTCCAAAAAGTCGAGGGCAACGCGCGCTTGGAGCTCAAGGTCGTTGTCGGCTTCGAGATAGGCCTGGTTGCAAACATCCAGCGCTCCCCCCTCCGGTGTGCCCTCTTTGCCCTTGAACAAGTCGACGATTACCCTAGTGTTGTTGTAGACAGTGTCGATTGCGATCAGCAGCGCGTTGCTGGCGAGGCCGTACAGGTTCATGGCGCCGTCGGTCCTTCGGTCGGCTCTCAGCATGGCCACGCAGATCGCGGGGGTCTTGCTCTTCTTGCACGTCCTGGAGAAGAGGCCATCGTCGGCGTCGGCGACGGGAAGGACGTCAGAGGACACGGCGGCGAGCACGACGAGAGCCATTGCTACGGTTGCTGCGGTGCTCGCTATTGGTTTTTGTGCTTTGCACTTAGCTAGGTGTTGCTTTTGTGTTGGTACAATATACATGGCGACGCTTTCTTCTCTGTATAAAACGCCGCGCAAGACAGGTTGCCTTAATTGTGCTATATTTATTCTTTTTCTACACTATGTAaatttatatctatatctatatctatctttatctttacctcttTATCTTTACCTCTTTACCTCTTTACCTATATTAATAAAGTGGCTatcgcttctggtcgtccgtcattaaaattatcgttcaagttggttaaaattacccaccaatgccacccgtaagtggaAAAACGATTTGATTTTTCGGGCAAAAATCGACGCCTCCTTGGTTGTTTTATAGAGGCGCGACGAATACAGGTCGCAGAACGGTAGCAGCAGAGTGGTTGGCCAGTTGATTTTTTAGTGGCGAGACCAGGGTTCGATCCCCAACTTCCACAATTTTTATCTTTCTTTTCTAACACATGTCCTACTCATGTAtgcgttcatgggccggcccatgtgcggggcTTCACTCccctgttttttttcatttttcttttttcttttttcttttctcattctgttttctttcttctttcctcTTTAAATTAATTCCGAATTTTAATATTCTAAAAGTTGCGAGTTTTCAAAAAATAAGTTTGATAAAAAAACAtaaaatatatttgaattcaaaaatgtttagaaaaacatAAAAAGTTTGCAGTTCAAAACATGTTGGTGGTTTTGCAAAAATGTTcgcaaaattataaaaaaaatcacaatttgtaaaaaatggtcgagaaataaaatcatgttcatgattttgaaaaaaacaattttgtattcaaaacatattcgggaatctgaaaaaaaaagtccatgaaattttaaaaaatgttcacaataataataataaatatttgtttttttaattttgttccccaatttaaaaaaagttcatcgattcaaaaaatgcctgttgagtcaaaaaatgttaatgaatagGAAACCGGTTCATACATTCAAAAAATGTAAACAAAACTAAAAATTTCAAAAGAAAATGTTGTTGATTCGAAAAACTTTTCTCTGATTCAAAAGTATTTTATGTCTATGATTTAATTTGTTTTTTGAAAGTCTTTATATGTCTTGGCATTCGGAGTAGTTCGTGGGCAATCAGatttgtttttaaagttttaaacgttCCCTTGCGCAACATAGTGACAAGTGTGGCATGCATTGGCAAACTCATAGCCTTGGGATTTACCACGTTGAGTGCATTGTGATCACGTGAACATCGCGACCAGCATTGCCTAGGATGAGAAAAAAAATGGTAACATGGTAAACCACTATGTTAAAATAGAATACGCTCATATATCAGGatattgagtcatacttatttggttAGCCATAATTTTTTTTGTCTCCCGTGCAACGCACTAGCATATTTGCTCTATCTATCTAATAATAAAAGAGATATTGCTTTTGGCAGTACGTCATGAAAATTGCCTCTAAAGTTGAAAAATATTACCCACTAATGCCACCCGTAAATAGAAACACGATTCGTTTTCTAGAGTCGCCGACCTTTGCGCATCATTCATATACATATATATCACCTCAAAACTCATAGACGCACATGCAGCCCACTGCCTAGAATCGAACTCTTCTTGCAGGGAGACCTGGGTTCGTTTCTTGGGCTGCACAGTCTTGCAATTTTGGCCCAGCTATTCTTTTTAACCTTTCTTTTTTTCCGTAGAAAAATATTATTTTGTATGTTAATCATTTCTAAAATTATGTTTATGTTGTCAATTAATTCAAATGGGGGAGTATTATTCAACAATTAATTCAGATGTGGGAGTACTATTATTCATTTAATTTACTATTAAtatcatcactagtagaaaaacacctaatagtcccggttcgtaagggcctttagtcccagttcatgaaccgggactaatgggtcgttactaataccttcacccattagtcccggttcaaacacgaaccgggaccaatgtgcctccacgtggcctgtgcgccgagcccagtcaggggggctttggtcccggttggtggcatcaaccggaaccaaaagtccatgtttttttagaaaagtggctgctttaggggtttggggggttatttttaggttgttattagctagctaatagagagaagtgtcctctcttatatcttcgtccttggtttaccaacactgctgctatatatgttcatttcactcgctgatataataactcatgcatgctcacatcatacatcatcatatataataacgagtcctactaatcatgcatcatcatacaacttctactcgttattaataataagtcatacggcAAGGCGGGGTGGGGCGGCGANNNNNNNNNNNNNNNNNNNNNNNNNNNNNNNNNNNNNNNNNNNNNNNNNNNNNNNNNNNNNNNNNNNNNNNNNNNNNNNNNNNNNNNNNNNNNNNNNNNNNNNNNNNNNNNNNNNNNNNNNNNNNNNNNNNNNNNNNNNNNNNNNNNNNNNNNNNNNNNNNNNNNNNNNNNNNNNNNNNNNNNNNNNNNNNNNNNNNNNNNNNNNNNNNNNNNNNNNNNNNNNNNNNNNNNNNNNNNNNNNNNNNNNNNNNNNNNNNNNNNNNNNNNNNNNNNNNNNNNNNNNNNNNNNNNNNNNNNNNNNNNNNNNNNNNNNNNNNNNNNNNNNNNNNNNNNNNNNNNNNNNNNNNNNNNNNNNNNNNNNNNNNNNNNNNNNNNNNNNNNNNNNNNNNNNNNNNNNNNNNNNNNNNNNNNNNNNNNNNNNNNNNNNNNNNNNNNNNNNNNNNNNNNNNNNNNNNNNNNNNNNNNNNNNNNNNNNNNNNNNNNNNNNNNNNNNNNNNNNNNNNNNNNNNNNNNNNNNNNNNNNNNNNNNNNNNNNNNNNNNNNNNNNNNNNNNNNNNNNNNNNNNNNNNNNNNNNNNNNNcttatatagcaaaggctttggtcccggttcgtggcataaaccgggaccaatgccccctttagtcccggttggtggcaccaaccgggaccaatggtctcttttcagcagcccaaaggcgggaagcagagggctttggtctcggttggtgccaccacccgggactaaagggggcattggtcccggttgaagccaccaaccgggactacagaggggcatttgtcccggttggagccaccaaccggtaccaatggacccgtctaattacttatttattttctgcagctgttttttagttgattctttctgcagctgttttttagtcccacctcgccaagcgagaggcactcgcggctgtttataagccctgagtgcagagacgatgaagaagagcctcaatgctcacctgcacgttggttcgcttcaagccttgaggaattgggtagactgcacggagctatgtgcagtgcagtttacactattccgaaaggcttgaagcgaattaactagcattgcgcctcttttttatttttaatgacttattaccacacagaaataaatagaaaaaaataaatatagcacaaaagaaaaaaaactatataaaaaactactcagaaataaataaaagaaaaactagttgtgattaactttactaaaaaaatgagcatagatgcttatttttaatgatttattaccacacagaaataaatataaaaaaatatagcagaaaagaaaaaaaagaaaaaactactcagaaataaatagaagaaaaaatagttgtgattaactttactaaaaaaatgagcatagatgcttattttaatgacttattaccacacagaaatNNNNNNNNNNNNNNNNNNNNNNNNNNNNNNNNNNNNNNNNNNNNNNNNNNNNNNNNNNNNNNNNNNNNNNNNNNNNNNNNNNNNNNNNNNNNNNNNNNNNNNNNNNNNNNNNNNNNNNNNNNNNNNNNNNNNNNNNNNNNNNNNNNNNNNNNNNNNNNNNNNNNNNNNNNNNNNNNNNNNNNNNNNNNNNNNNNNNNNNNNNNNNNNNNNNNNNNNNNNNNNNNNNNNNNNNNNNNNNNNNNNNNNNNNNNNNNNNNNNNNNNNNNNNNNNNNNNNNNNNNNNNNNNNNNNNNNNNNNNNNNNNNNNNNNNNNNNNNNNNNNNNNNNNNNNNNNNNNNNNNNNNNNNNNNNNNNNNNNNNNNNNNNNNNNNNNNNNNNNNNNNNNNNNNNNNNNNNNNNNNNNNNNNNNNNNNNNNNNNNNNNNNNNNNNNNNNNNNNNNNNNNNNNNNNNNNNNNNNNNNNNNNNNNNNNNNNNNNNNNNNNNNNNNNNNNNNNNNNNNNNNNNNNNNNNNNNNNNNNNNNNNNNNNNNNNNNNNNNNNNNNNNNNNNNNNNNNNNNNNNNNNNNNNNNNNNNNNNNNNNNNNNNNNNNNNNNNNNNNNNNNNNNNNNNNNNNNNNNNtagatgcttatttttaatgacttattaccacacaggaaaaatagaaaaaaatgaatatagcagaaaagaaaaaaactatataaaaaactactcagaaataaatagaaaaaaatatagcagaaaagaaaaaaactatataaaaatactcagaaataaatagaaaaaaaaatagttgtgattaactttactaaaaaaatgagaatagatgcgcttatagagaaaattcaacctaaactcataataaatttctactaacttcagagaaattcagtatgaatttaggtcaaactccctatataagggcatctatttttattttgagaggagctcaacaaggcagagagggaggggcttataaaccggtgtgagcccccttcggttggcgaggtgggactaaactctggccgcaacgaggaccaacattttagtcccggttggtggtatgaaccgggactaatgggcggcctttggtcccggttcatgcctccaaccgggaccaatagtggtgggccaggagcgaggaccattggtcccggttcgtcccaccaaccgggaccaaaaggtccagacgaaccgggaccaatggcccacgtggcccggccgacccccggggctcacgaaccgggtccaatgcccccattggtcccagttATGGATTGAAcggggactaatgggctgacctggcctggaccattgcccccttttctactagtgcatgtagCAACAACGATAAATACATAATGATTAAGATGGATAATAGCATAAGGATTTTCTGCTGCACAACGTCTTATATATAGAAGAAAGAGTACGTCGCCATATACTGCACCAACGCAACAACGCCTAGCTAGGTTCGAAGTGCAAACTGCAATAGCGGGCGCTGCAACAACATCCGTATTTATGGTTCTTGCCGTGCTCGCCCTTGTGTCCAATGGGCTCACCGTAGCCCACGGCGATGCTGCCTTCATCTCTCTCACATGTAAGAAGACCAAGAATGCCACGTTGTGCACCGACGTGTTCAGATTCGATGAAGGGAGAGCCAAAAAAAGCCTCCATGGTGCACGACCTCGCCAGCCTCGCGCTAGAGATAGCCACCGATGCCGCCAACTTCTACTACACGATGATCAGAGACAGAACCAGGCATAGTGAGGGAAAGATGTGGGACACGATGTTCAACTGCCTCGGATCCtatacaagatcccgtggctaatTGATTAATCACAttacttgcaagcttcttgtgatgttttATTACTGAATGGGCCTTGaattacctcttcgtcatacggagtgacaaatgaCAGTCTTGATCCATACCAACTCAAGAGACAccctcgaagatacctgtagagcacatttatagtcaccc from Triticum aestivum cultivar Chinese Spring chromosome 3B, IWGSC CS RefSeq v2.1, whole genome shotgun sequence includes these protein-coding regions:
- the LOC123064184 gene encoding uncharacterized protein translates to MYIVPTQKQHLAKCKAQKPIASTAATVAMALVVLAAVSSDVLPVADADDGLFSRTCKKSKTPAICVAMLRADRRTDGAMNLYGLASNALLIAIDTVYNNTRVIVDLFKGKEGTPEGGALDVCNQAYLEADNDLELQARVALDFLDYAGASNVILLAKDAGDMCEDAFKAINKKSPLTDMDRQMTERCGVTADLMDLLASKRSE